The Agelaius phoeniceus isolate bAgePho1 chromosome 4, bAgePho1.hap1, whole genome shotgun sequence genome includes a region encoding these proteins:
- the TIFA gene encoding TRAF-interacting protein with FHA domain-containing protein A isoform X1 yields the protein MHSTQNKEGQSWTRGQSLLAHRAASSVPERAGESTRRRDCRSVPWFCRLLAPRAPLTMSSFEEAETEETVTCLHLTFYHPGQGEKMMFRCLDFCRRQQLRADDTAKFGRDSSLCHYSLVDTRVSRIQFSLQFYRKLHSSEYAFEIKNLSKKTKLTVNQTELGYLNKIDLPWKCIICFGDYQILAEIQEGEAVDYFETHLHLAEAPILQEKCLPSLQPIPENGISPSFPLGQGKSPTEIDENELC from the exons ATGCACTCTA CGCAAAACaaggaagggcagagctggacaCGGGGACAGTCCCTCCTggcccacagagctgcttccagCGTCCCAGAGAGAGCTGGGGAATCCACAAGGAGGAGGGACTG CCGCTCTGTGCCGTGGTTTTGCCGTCTCCTGGCTCCAAGGGCTCCTCTCACCATGAGCTCCTTCGAGGAGGCCGAAACAGAGGAGACAGTGACGTGCCTCCACCTGACCTTCTACCACCCTGGGCAGGGTGAGAAGATGATGTTCCGCTGCCTGGATTTCTGCCGGCGGCAGCAGCTGCGGGCAGACGACACGGCCAAGTTCGGCCGCGACTCCAGCCTGTGCCACTACAGCCTGGTGGACACGCGCGTCTCCCGCATCCAGTTCTCCCTGCAGTTCTACAGGAAGCTCCACAGCTCCGAATATGCCTTTGAGATCAAGAACCTCAGCAAGAAAACGAAGCTGACCGTCAACCAAACGGAGCTGGGTTACTTGAACAAAATAGACCTGCCCTGGAAGTGCATCATCTGCTTCGGGGACTACCAGATCCTGGCAGAGATTCAAGAAGGGGAGGCCGTGGATTATTTTGAGACTCACTTGCACTTGGCTGAAGCACCCATCTTACAAGAAAAGtgcctgccatccctgcagcctaTACCTGAGAATGGcatttctccttcctttcctcttgGCCAAGGCAAAAGCCCCACAGAGATTGATGAGAACGAGCTGTGCTAG
- the TIFA gene encoding TRAF-interacting protein with FHA domain-containing protein A isoform X2, with product MSSFEEAETEETVTCLHLTFYHPGQGEKMMFRCLDFCRRQQLRADDTAKFGRDSSLCHYSLVDTRVSRIQFSLQFYRKLHSSEYAFEIKNLSKKTKLTVNQTELGYLNKIDLPWKCIICFGDYQILAEIQEGEAVDYFETHLHLAEAPILQEKCLPSLQPIPENGISPSFPLGQGKSPTEIDENELC from the coding sequence ATGAGCTCCTTCGAGGAGGCCGAAACAGAGGAGACAGTGACGTGCCTCCACCTGACCTTCTACCACCCTGGGCAGGGTGAGAAGATGATGTTCCGCTGCCTGGATTTCTGCCGGCGGCAGCAGCTGCGGGCAGACGACACGGCCAAGTTCGGCCGCGACTCCAGCCTGTGCCACTACAGCCTGGTGGACACGCGCGTCTCCCGCATCCAGTTCTCCCTGCAGTTCTACAGGAAGCTCCACAGCTCCGAATATGCCTTTGAGATCAAGAACCTCAGCAAGAAAACGAAGCTGACCGTCAACCAAACGGAGCTGGGTTACTTGAACAAAATAGACCTGCCCTGGAAGTGCATCATCTGCTTCGGGGACTACCAGATCCTGGCAGAGATTCAAGAAGGGGAGGCCGTGGATTATTTTGAGACTCACTTGCACTTGGCTGAAGCACCCATCTTACAAGAAAAGtgcctgccatccctgcagcctaTACCTGAGAATGGcatttctccttcctttcctcttgGCCAAGGCAAAAGCCCCACAGAGATTGATGAGAACGAGCTGTGCTAG